Proteins encoded by one window of Marixanthomonas sp. SCSIO 43207:
- a CDS encoding YdeI family protein — protein sequence MNTSEKVTAYIKKQEKWSDELTVLRSVFQKTELKEEVKWGTPTYTLQGKLVAGFAGFKNHYAIWFHQGVFLKNTENKLVNAQEGVTKALRQWRFEKGDEIEEDLVLNYINEAIENCKAGKEVKPKAKKGVEIPSLLKQALDDDQNLNKAFKKLTPGKQREYAKHIDEAKREATKESRLQKIKPMILAGKGLYDKYKNC from the coding sequence ATGAATACTTCAGAAAAAGTAACTGCTTATATAAAAAAACAAGAAAAATGGAGTGATGAACTTACTGTTCTACGCTCTGTTTTTCAGAAAACTGAACTTAAAGAAGAAGTTAAATGGGGAACGCCTACCTATACTTTACAAGGTAAACTGGTTGCGGGATTTGCAGGTTTTAAAAATCATTATGCTATCTGGTTTCATCAAGGTGTTTTTTTAAAGAATACTGAAAATAAGCTAGTAAACGCTCAAGAAGGAGTAACAAAAGCGTTACGTCAATGGCGCTTTGAAAAAGGCGATGAGATAGAAGAAGATTTAGTTTTAAACTATATAAACGAAGCCATTGAAAACTGCAAAGCAGGAAAAGAAGTAAAACCAAAAGCAAAAAAAGGAGTTGAAATACCTTCATTGCTTAAACAAGCACTTGACGATGACCAGAATTTAAATAAAGCTTTTAAAAAATTAACTCCGGGAAAACAACGAGAATACGCAAAACACATTGATGAAGCAAAAAGAGAAGCTACTAAAGAAAGTCGTTTACAAAAAATTAAACCTATGATTTTAGCCGGTAAAGGACTTTACGATAAATATAAAAACTGTTAA
- a CDS encoding TonB-dependent receptor: MKPKNRILATVQLTVFFLLLSFSAISQTELSGIVLQKNGTPIYGANVYLEGTYDGTTTNEKGGFSFVTSETGTQTLVISFVSFETLRISKPISEMQNMTINLREDVSSLDTVVISAGTFEAGDNSKVSVLKPLDVVTTASALGDFVGALQTLPGTTTVAEDGRLFVRGGDANETQIFIDGIRVFTPYTPSTNNVPSRGRYSPFLFDGITFSTGGYSAEYGQALSSVLLLNTVDVPEQEKTEISIMRVGGGLGNTQIWGNNSLSVNASYINLAPYNALFPNRNDWEKPFETLAGETVYRHKFENGLLKVYGAYDATNFELTQDDINFSEGVNFKLKNRNFYSNASYEGRLKNKWRLETGASYTLSKNNVGVIEDDIESTENSVHLKFKLRKNFSNRFKMSYGVEQFLTDFDEGFVNDEFDVKYGFNNAISAAFTEADIIFSKKLALKLGLRGEYSELFNAITVAPRASLAYKVSKNSQLSLAYGDFYQQPFSEYLKFEDNLKAQKAAHYILNYQYTANNRIFRAELYRKEYDNLITYDTDFASFDSNFETNGTGYAQGFDIFWRDNESIKNLDYWLSYSYLDSERKYQNYPIAATPNFANTHNFSAVTKYWVNDLKSQIGFSYQYGSGRNYTNPNQPGFLQNQTKSFNSLSLNWAYLLSQQKILYFSVNNVLGFKNINGYQYANNPSPNGNFARRELRPATDQFFFVGFFWTISDDGKDNQLDNL; the protein is encoded by the coding sequence ATGAAACCAAAAAATAGAATATTAGCAACTGTTCAATTAACCGTATTTTTTTTACTGCTATCATTTTCAGCAATAAGCCAAACCGAATTATCTGGAATTGTACTTCAAAAAAACGGCACTCCCATCTATGGAGCCAATGTATATCTAGAAGGAACCTATGACGGAACCACCACAAATGAAAAGGGTGGTTTTAGCTTTGTGACAAGTGAAACAGGAACCCAAACTTTAGTAATATCATTTGTGTCTTTTGAAACGCTTAGAATATCAAAACCTATTTCTGAAATGCAAAACATGACTATTAATTTGAGAGAAGATGTAAGTTCTCTAGACACTGTAGTGATTTCGGCTGGTACGTTTGAAGCAGGAGATAATAGCAAGGTTTCAGTTTTAAAACCGCTGGATGTTGTTACTACCGCCAGCGCTTTGGGTGATTTTGTTGGGGCATTACAAACGTTGCCGGGAACTACCACTGTTGCAGAAGACGGTCGTTTGTTTGTGAGAGGTGGTGATGCTAATGAAACTCAAATTTTTATTGACGGAATTCGTGTCTTTACGCCGTATACACCCAGTACAAATAACGTACCTTCTCGCGGAAGATACAGTCCGTTTTTATTTGATGGAATTACTTTTTCAACCGGAGGATATTCTGCAGAATATGGACAAGCATTATCTTCAGTTTTGCTTTTAAACACAGTTGATGTACCTGAACAAGAAAAGACTGAAATCTCCATAATGCGTGTGGGAGGAGGTCTAGGTAATACCCAAATATGGGGTAATAATTCTTTAAGTGTTAATGCTAGTTATATAAACTTAGCTCCTTATAATGCATTGTTTCCGAATAGAAATGATTGGGAAAAACCTTTTGAAACCTTAGCAGGAGAAACGGTTTATCGTCACAAATTTGAAAATGGTTTATTAAAAGTGTACGGTGCTTATGACGCTACCAATTTTGAATTAACGCAAGATGATATTAATTTTTCTGAAGGAGTAAACTTCAAACTTAAAAACCGAAATTTTTATAGCAATGCTAGTTATGAAGGTCGCTTAAAAAATAAATGGAGGCTTGAGACCGGTGCCAGTTACACTTTATCAAAAAACAATGTAGGAGTTATAGAAGATGATATTGAGAGCACAGAAAACTCTGTTCATTTGAAATTTAAACTTCGGAAAAATTTCAGCAATCGTTTTAAAATGAGTTATGGTGTAGAACAGTTTTTAACAGATTTTGATGAAGGGTTTGTAAACGATGAATTTGATGTAAAGTATGGGTTTAATAATGCTATTTCGGCGGCATTTACCGAAGCCGATATTATTTTCTCAAAAAAGTTGGCTCTTAAATTAGGCTTGCGTGGAGAATATAGTGAACTCTTTAATGCTATTACAGTAGCACCACGTGCTTCACTGGCTTATAAAGTGAGTAAGAATAGTCAACTTTCATTAGCTTACGGAGATTTTTACCAGCAACCCTTTAGTGAGTATTTAAAATTTGAAGACAATTTAAAAGCACAAAAGGCTGCTCATTACATTTTAAATTATCAGTACACAGCTAACAATAGAATTTTTAGAGCAGAGCTATACCGAAAAGAGTATGATAATTTGATAACCTACGATACCGATTTTGCTTCGTTTGATAGCAATTTTGAAACAAATGGAACCGGATATGCACAAGGGTTTGACATTTTTTGGAGAGATAATGAAAGTATTAAAAACTTAGATTATTGGTTAAGTTACTCCTATCTGGATTCTGAAAGGAAATACCAAAATTATCCAATAGCGGCAACCCCAAACTTTGCAAATACACATAACTTCTCAGCAGTAACCAAATACTGGGTTAACGACTTAAAAAGCCAAATAGGATTTAGTTATCAATATGGTAGCGGCCGAAATTATACCAATCCTAATCAACCTGGTTTTCTTCAAAATCAAACTAAAAGCTTTAATAGTTTAAGCTTAAACTGGGCGTATTTATTGTCACAACAAAAGATACTTTACTTTTCAGTTAATAATGTTTTAGGATTTAAAAATATTAACGGGTATCAATATGCCAATAACCCAAGTCCTAACGGAAATTTTGCAAGACGTGAACTACGACCGGCAACCGATCAATTTTTCTTTGTAGGCTTTTTCTGGACTATTAGTGATGATGGTAAAGACAATCAACTAGATAACTTATAA
- a CDS encoding DUF2141 domain-containing protein, whose product MMHKIITTLTLLLSVMVLKAQNTIEVSMVNFDNDKGTVQVGLYTSAEKFLNKEFKAESSKITNKKATVVFTDVPDGVYAISCFHDEDDNGELNMFLGMMPTEDYGTSNNAPAKFGPPKWKDAKFEIKNKETKSFTIEL is encoded by the coding sequence ATGATGCACAAAATAATCACAACACTCACGCTTTTACTTTCGGTAATGGTTTTAAAAGCACAGAACACAATTGAGGTCTCAATGGTAAATTTTGATAACGACAAAGGTACTGTACAAGTAGGGTTATATACTTCTGCAGAAAAATTTTTAAACAAAGAATTTAAAGCCGAGTCTTCAAAGATCACCAATAAAAAAGCAACTGTAGTTTTTACAGACGTTCCAGATGGGGTATATGCAATTTCTTGTTTTCACGATGAAGATGATAACGGTGAGCTTAATATGTTTTTGGGGATGATGCCAACAGAAGATTACGGAACTTCAAATAATGCTCCGGCAAAATTTGGTCCTCCAAAATGGAAGGATGCAAAATTTGAAATAAAAAACAAGGAAACAAAGTCATTTACAATTGAATTATAA
- a CDS encoding 2TM domain-containing protein, translated as MIRFFKELGKAFFVGFLIFLVLGLIKYATGDTIDSGEELLSRFLYNQLYSVVLYMANAYLTMYLVDKYKLALYKWRNLWRAIFGGVMITVITLFILQFVTNVLFEGVSVSRFFATQRLDYYLVSFIISIVVLIIFYGFFYYKFSQEKKVKEQKIIAGAASAQFDALKNQLDPHFLFNSLNVLTSLIEENPEAATRFTTSLSKVYRYVLEQKNKQLVTIEEELKFAQLYMSLLKMRFEDSIVFTVPEKLSNPEAKVVPLSLQLLLENAVKHNQVTPSKKLTITIVEDKDALIITNNFQPKQVVRESSGVGLKNIRQRYQLLTDRPVNIDQNHKHFSISIPLLTQQTMQVNTQEVYISEKKYERAKERVQKLKGFYGNLGMYIVFIPIFIWLNYKSGTNFPWALFPIAGWGMGVLAHAAETFNYNPFFGKDWEKRKIKELMEKDD; from the coding sequence ATGATTCGATTTTTTAAAGAACTAGGTAAAGCGTTTTTTGTAGGTTTCTTAATATTTTTAGTATTAGGGCTTATAAAATATGCAACTGGAGACACAATAGACTCGGGTGAAGAGCTTTTATCTCGCTTTCTTTATAATCAATTATACTCTGTGGTGCTGTATATGGCTAATGCTTACCTCACAATGTATTTGGTTGATAAGTATAAACTTGCTTTGTATAAATGGAGAAACTTATGGAGAGCTATTTTTGGAGGGGTGATGATTACGGTTATTACATTGTTTATACTTCAGTTTGTAACAAATGTACTTTTTGAAGGTGTTTCAGTTTCTAGATTTTTTGCTACACAGCGTTTAGATTATTACCTAGTCTCGTTCATTATTTCAATAGTTGTTCTTATTATCTTTTATGGTTTCTTTTATTATAAATTCAGTCAAGAAAAAAAGGTTAAAGAACAAAAGATTATTGCCGGGGCTGCTTCGGCACAATTTGATGCGTTAAAAAATCAGTTGGACCCTCACTTTTTGTTTAATAGTCTTAATGTGTTAACCAGCTTAATTGAAGAAAATCCTGAAGCTGCCACACGGTTTACAACATCACTTTCAAAAGTGTACCGGTATGTATTGGAGCAAAAAAATAAACAGCTTGTCACTATCGAAGAAGAACTGAAATTTGCACAACTATATATGTCATTGTTAAAAATGAGGTTTGAAGACAGTATCGTTTTTACAGTGCCAGAAAAATTGAGCAATCCAGAAGCCAAAGTAGTCCCATTATCTTTGCAGCTATTGCTTGAAAATGCTGTAAAACATAATCAAGTAACACCTTCAAAAAAATTGACCATTACAATCGTTGAAGATAAAGACGCTTTGATTATTACCAACAATTTTCAACCCAAACAAGTAGTAAGAGAAAGTAGTGGTGTAGGGTTAAAAAACATTCGTCAACGCTATCAATTATTAACTGATAGACCGGTTAACATAGATCAAAATCATAAACATTTCAGTATATCAATACCTTTATTAACACAACAAACGATGCAAGTAAATACACAAGAAGTTTATATTTCAGAAAAAAAATATGAACGTGCAAAAGAGCGTGTACAAAAGCTAAAAGGCTTTTATGGAAACTTAGGGATGTATATTGTTTTTATTCCTATTTTCATTTGGCTTAATTATAAGTCTGGGACCAACTTTCCTTGGGCACTTTTCCCAATAGCAGGATGGGGAATGGGTGTTCTGGCTCACGCAGCTGAAACATTTAATTACAATCCTTTCTTCGGAAAAGATTGGGAAAAAAGAAAAATTAAAGAGTTAATGGAAAAGGATGATTAA
- a CDS encoding 2TM domain-containing protein, producing MESNYRNKDRDSKYLRAKERMENIKKFYTSLFFYILFIGFLAALNYYTNEWRYPWFLWAALGWGIGIAFQAAKAFKWNSLLGKDWEERKMKQFMEEEENKDNLWK from the coding sequence ATGGAATCTAATTACAGAAATAAAGATCGAGACAGCAAATATTTACGAGCCAAAGAGCGTATGGAAAACATCAAAAAGTTTTATACAAGCCTTTTCTTCTATATTCTTTTTATAGGCTTTCTGGCAGCCCTTAATTATTATACAAATGAATGGAGGTATCCTTGGTTTTTATGGGCAGCTCTAGGCTGGGGTATTGGTATTGCTTTTCAAGCAGCCAAAGCTTTTAAGTGGAACTCATTACTAGGTAAAGACTGGGAAGAACGAAAGATGAAACAGTTTATGGAAGAAGAAGAAAACAAAGACAATCTCTGGAAATAA
- a CDS encoding 2TM domain-containing protein — MKNLQKTVYERAQQRLDELKMFYIHFSVFVLVSLLSFLIWFFILKDFFTTTEGAQLENWINANFLVCFGIWALILVYHAIKVHRGYVFKLPTFSFFKKWEERKINEYIQDEEAYSESLKNDKS; from the coding sequence ATGAAAAATTTACAAAAAACGGTATATGAAAGAGCCCAACAACGACTTGATGAGCTAAAGATGTTTTATATTCACTTTTCAGTTTTTGTACTAGTTAGCTTACTATCATTTTTAATTTGGTTCTTTATATTAAAAGATTTCTTTACCACTACTGAAGGTGCTCAACTAGAAAACTGGATTAATGCAAATTTTCTAGTCTGCTTTGGTATTTGGGCACTTATACTAGTATATCACGCAATAAAAGTACATAGAGGTTATGTGTTTAAACTTCCTACGTTTTCATTTTTTAAAAAATGGGAAGAACGAAAAATAAATGAATACATACAAGATGAAGAAGCATATAGTGAATCACTTAAAAATGATAAATCATGA
- a CDS encoding 2TM domain-containing protein — protein sequence MKNLDESTKYERAKKRIEDIKGFYTHLSIYLVINVLMILAALGLFTGTFIPIQFPVWSYFTTPFFWGIAIFIHWLYVFKSHYNPFKDWEERKIKQFMEEDENDMKNF from the coding sequence ATGAAAAACCTAGATGAAAGCACAAAGTATGAACGAGCCAAAAAACGAATAGAAGATATAAAAGGTTTTTATACACATCTAAGTATTTATTTAGTGATTAATGTATTGATGATTCTAGCTGCATTAGGTTTATTTACAGGAACATTTATTCCTATTCAGTTTCCTGTTTGGTCTTACTTCACTACTCCTTTTTTCTGGGGAATTGCAATCTTTATTCATTGGTTATATGTTTTTAAATCTCACTACAACCCGTTTAAAGACTGGGAAGAACGCAAAATAAAACAGTTTATGGAGGAAGATGAAAACGATATGAAAAACTTTTAG
- a CDS encoding TIGR00266 family protein: MKAHEIDYIIYGEEMQYVEIELDPNEGVIAEAGSFMMMDQGIKMETIFGDGSKNDKGLLGKVFGAGKRLLTGESLFMTAFYNTVPGKKRVSFASPYPGKIIAIDLEKFNGKFICQKDAFLCAAKGVSIGIEFSRKLGRGLFGGEGFIMQKLEGYGKAFVHSGGTTAVKELAPGEKLKIDTGCIIGFDQTIDYDIEFVGGIKNTIFGGEGLFFATLTGPGTVYVQSLPFSRLAKRVWAAAPRGGGKDKGEGSLLGGLGDLLDGDNRF; this comes from the coding sequence ATGAAAGCACACGAAATAGATTACATCATTTATGGTGAAGAAATGCAATATGTTGAGATTGAACTAGATCCCAACGAAGGTGTTATTGCCGAAGCAGGTAGTTTTATGATGATGGATCAAGGAATTAAAATGGAGACCATATTTGGGGACGGATCAAAAAATGATAAAGGGTTATTAGGTAAAGTTTTTGGAGCAGGTAAACGCCTATTAACAGGTGAAAGTCTTTTTATGACAGCTTTTTATAATACAGTGCCTGGAAAAAAGCGTGTAAGCTTTGCATCTCCCTACCCCGGAAAAATTATAGCAATTGATCTAGAAAAGTTTAACGGAAAATTTATTTGCCAAAAAGATGCTTTTCTATGCGCTGCAAAAGGAGTTTCAATAGGTATAGAATTTTCACGTAAACTAGGCAGAGGCTTATTTGGAGGTGAAGGGTTTATCATGCAAAAACTAGAAGGTTATGGTAAAGCATTTGTACACTCTGGCGGAACCACAGCGGTAAAAGAATTAGCACCTGGTGAAAAACTTAAAATTGATACGGGATGTATTATTGGGTTTGATCAAACAATAGATTATGATATAGAATTTGTAGGCGGAATTAAAAACACCATATTTGGAGGCGAAGGACTTTTCTTTGCAACCTTAACCGGCCCTGGAACAGTTTACGTACAATCCTTACCTTTCAGCCGATTGGCTAAGCGAGTTTGGGCTGCTGCACCTCGTGGAGGAGGAAAAGACAAAGGAGAAGGAAGTTTATTAGGCGGTCTTGGAGATTTACTAGACGGCGATAATAGATTTTAA
- a CDS encoding LysR family transcriptional regulator, which yields MTITQLRYVLAVAEHQNFTKAAQKTFVTQPTLSMQIQKLEEELDILIFDRSKKPIELTAVGQKIVSQARNIVNESERMQDVVDQEKGFVGGEFKLGIIPTITPTLLPMFLKTFTNKYPKVQLKIEELTTPEIITKLQDGHIDAAIAATPLHLEEIKERALYYEPFVGYIPSNHRLSEKNKIDSSDLELDDILLLEDGHCFRDGVINLCKSSKLSANEKFQLESGSFETLIKLSNEGLGMTLLPYLHTLDISEKQQQNLRYFNEPSPAREVSLVYSKSELKLQIIDALYDIIAGIVRGAIKFQDIKIIDPLKKVS from the coding sequence ATGACTATTACTCAGTTACGTTACGTATTGGCCGTTGCTGAACATCAAAACTTTACAAAAGCGGCTCAAAAAACTTTTGTCACTCAACCTACTTTGAGTATGCAAATACAAAAGCTTGAAGAAGAATTGGATATTTTAATTTTTGATCGAAGTAAAAAACCAATTGAATTAACCGCTGTAGGTCAAAAAATTGTATCTCAAGCTAGAAACATAGTAAATGAGTCTGAACGTATGCAAGATGTAGTTGACCAAGAAAAAGGGTTTGTAGGCGGTGAATTTAAGTTGGGTATTATACCAACAATCACACCTACCCTATTACCAATGTTTTTAAAAACTTTTACCAATAAATATCCAAAAGTTCAGCTTAAAATTGAAGAGCTAACCACTCCTGAAATTATTACCAAACTTCAAGACGGTCACATAGACGCTGCTATAGCTGCTACTCCGCTACATCTTGAAGAGATAAAAGAACGAGCTTTATACTATGAGCCTTTTGTAGGATATATTCCTTCAAACCATCGCCTTTCTGAAAAAAATAAAATTGATAGTTCAGATTTAGAATTAGATGATATTTTATTATTGGAAGATGGTCACTGTTTCAGAGATGGAGTAATAAACTTGTGTAAATCTTCAAAGTTGAGTGCAAATGAGAAGTTTCAGCTTGAAAGCGGAAGTTTTGAAACATTAATAAAATTATCTAATGAAGGCTTGGGAATGACGCTTCTACCCTATTTACATACGCTTGATATTTCAGAAAAACAACAACAAAATTTGCGTTATTTTAATGAACCTTCCCCGGCACGTGAAGTGAGTCTGGTATACAGTAAGAGCGAATTAAAACTACAAATAATTGACGCACTTTATGATATCATTGCAGGAATTGTAAGAGGTGCCATTAAATTTCAGGATATAAAAATTATAGATCCTTTAAAAAAGGTAAGTTAA
- a CDS encoding DUF58 domain-containing protein, with protein MRFIKSLYLTPRFFYVLASLSVLFLISYWFTGLYGIIWILVLAFVIFILFEISMLYSSSGLNGKRILPEKFSNSDSNDVNIQLKNKYSFKIYVAIVDELPVQFQKRDFFKTTHIPGKNNNTLQYQVRPIDRGEYLFGNLNCYVTSIIGLIRRRYTFDNKQMVKVYPSFIQMKKYDFLAIDNRLQQIGLKKIRRIGHTMEFEQIKEYVVGDDVRTVNWKATAKHGHLMVNQYQDEKMQPIYSIIDTSRVMKMPFNELKLIDYAINSTLAFSNVALKKGDKVGMVDFSEKLGSYLPAQAKKTHLNTLLETLYNVDTKFRDSDFGILQALVRRKITQRSLLLLYTNFEHISSLQRQLPYLQAIAKKHVLVVIFFENTELKSLSETEAASIPEIVDQTIAQQFQFDKKLMVRELQQRGIQTVLTAPEDLTVKTINKYLEIKARGLL; from the coding sequence ATTCGGTTTATAAAATCCTTATACTTAACACCACGTTTTTTCTACGTGCTTGCCAGCCTTTCGGTTCTATTTTTGATTTCGTATTGGTTTACTGGCTTGTATGGGATTATCTGGATTTTGGTATTAGCATTTGTAATTTTTATCCTTTTTGAAATAAGTATGCTTTACAGTTCTTCGGGTTTAAATGGTAAACGCATTTTGCCCGAAAAATTTTCAAATAGTGATTCTAATGATGTTAATATTCAACTTAAAAATAAATATTCTTTTAAAATTTATGTAGCTATTGTAGATGAGTTACCTGTTCAGTTTCAGAAAAGAGATTTTTTCAAAACAACACATATACCGGGTAAAAATAATAATACGCTACAATACCAAGTGAGACCTATAGATCGCGGTGAGTATTTATTCGGAAATTTAAACTGTTATGTAACGTCTATTATTGGTTTAATAAGGCGCCGTTATACATTTGATAATAAGCAAATGGTAAAAGTTTACCCTTCGTTTATACAAATGAAAAAGTATGACTTTTTGGCTATTGATAATAGACTTCAACAAATAGGGCTTAAAAAAATACGCCGTATTGGTCACACGATGGAGTTTGAGCAAATAAAAGAATATGTAGTAGGTGATGATGTACGTACTGTAAACTGGAAAGCCACTGCCAAGCACGGTCATCTAATGGTAAATCAATATCAAGATGAAAAAATGCAACCCATCTATTCGATAATTGATACAAGCCGTGTGATGAAAATGCCGTTTAATGAATTAAAACTGATAGATTATGCTATTAACAGTACATTAGCTTTCAGTAATGTAGCTCTAAAAAAGGGAGATAAAGTAGGAATGGTAGATTTTTCTGAAAAATTAGGTTCTTATTTACCTGCTCAAGCAAAAAAAACACACCTTAATACACTACTAGAAACGTTATACAACGTTGATACAAAGTTTAGAGATTCAGACTTTGGAATACTTCAAGCCTTAGTAAGAAGAAAAATAACCCAACGCAGTCTATTATTACTTTATACAAATTTTGAACATATCTCATCACTACAACGGCAATTACCCTATTTGCAAGCTATTGCAAAAAAACATGTATTGGTAGTAATCTTTTTTGAAAATACAGAATTAAAATCTTTAAGCGAAACCGAAGCAGCGTCTATTCCAGAAATTGTTGATCAAACTATTGCACAACAATTCCAATTTGACAAAAAATTGATGGTTAGAGAATTACAACAACGGGGTATTCAAACAGTTTTAACAGCACCTGAAGATTTGACTGTAAAAACCATTAATAAATATCTTGAGATTAAAGCGAGAGGACTTTTATAA
- a CDS encoding MoxR family ATPase, producing the protein MENPENTNDELHFDNRIPLQELQAAVEDIKAQLSKIIIGQQDFVELLVVSLLANGHVLIEGVPGIAKTITAKLFAKTLKTDFSRIQFTPDLMPSDVLGTSVLNMKTSDFEFKKGPVFSNIVLIDEINRAPAKTQAALFEVMEERQITMDGTRYAMDYPFMVLATQNPIEQEGTYALPEAQLDRFLFKIKVTYPELKDEVTILKTHHERKLKDPEEHINGVLTPESLQTFRNQVQEILIEDKIFTYIAQVVDKTRNHPHLYLGGSPRASLAIMNASKAFAAINGRDFVTPDDVKRSLTPVLRHRVIVSPEREMEGMTPETVIDMIAQSIEIPR; encoded by the coding sequence CACAATTAAGTAAAATTATTATAGGCCAACAAGATTTTGTTGAACTCTTGGTGGTGAGTTTACTTGCAAATGGTCATGTGCTTATTGAAGGTGTTCCCGGGATTGCAAAAACTATAACGGCAAAGCTTTTTGCTAAAACTTTAAAGACCGATTTTAGCCGAATTCAATTTACGCCAGATTTGATGCCTAGTGATGTTTTAGGAACTTCAGTATTGAATATGAAAACTTCAGATTTTGAATTTAAAAAAGGCCCTGTTTTTTCAAATATCGTTTTGATTGACGAAATAAACCGAGCACCCGCAAAAACGCAAGCCGCACTATTTGAAGTAATGGAAGAACGTCAAATAACAATGGATGGTACACGCTATGCAATGGATTATCCGTTTATGGTTCTTGCAACTCAAAACCCTATTGAACAAGAAGGAACCTACGCATTACCCGAAGCACAATTAGACCGCTTTTTATTTAAAATAAAAGTGACTTATCCAGAATTAAAAGACGAGGTTACAATATTAAAAACACATCACGAACGTAAATTAAAAGATCCAGAAGAACATATTAATGGTGTACTCACTCCTGAGTCACTACAAACTTTTAGAAATCAAGTACAAGAAATCTTGATTGAAGATAAAATTTTTACCTATATCGCTCAAGTTGTTGATAAAACCAGAAATCACCCTCATTTATACTTGGGTGGTTCTCCTCGAGCATCATTAGCTATTATGAATGCTTCAAAAGCATTTGCAGCAATAAACGGGCGTGACTTTGTTACTCCAGATGATGTAAAACGTTCATTAACACCAGTACTTCGTCATAGAGTAATTGTTTCTCCAGAGCGAGAAATGGAAGGAATGACCCCCGAAACTGTGATAGATATGATTGCACAATCTATAGAAATACCTAGATAA